One genomic segment of Acidobacteriota bacterium includes these proteins:
- a CDS encoding PQQ-binding-like beta-propeller repeat protein — protein sequence MRHILTTLLCLGWLGLKVTAQTSADWAQWGGPERNFKSAATGLAANWPATGPRKLWSRALGDGYSSIAVAGGRLFTMYRKGEQEVAIALDAATGKTLWEYGYDAPFWKEQDMSNGPGPHSTPLVVGEYVFTTGTTGKLHALNKQTGKLVWSHELFKEYNGTVRPNGYSCSPLAYKNMVIVMVGGTGHALMAFNQKDGAVVWQKHDFKNSTSSPILINVDGQEQLVAYLYGDIVGVDPRDGVLLWSQPHETDFGLNTMTPVWGEDNLLFVSSGYSGGSRVLKLTRAKEAGGKTKVEELWFHRLMRVHFGTCIRVGDLVYGSSGDFGPAPFTAINVKTGQIVWRDRSLPRATFLLADGRFILLDEDGNLALATPAPEGLKIQAKTALMTGNSWTVPALAGTTLYVRDRKTLMALDLKAGSE from the coding sequence ATGAGGCACATCCTGACAACGCTGCTTTGCCTGGGTTGGCTGGGCCTCAAGGTGACGGCGCAAACGTCCGCTGATTGGGCGCAATGGGGCGGGCCTGAGCGTAACTTCAAATCCGCCGCAACCGGCCTGGCGGCCAATTGGCCTGCGACTGGCCCGCGCAAACTGTGGAGCCGTGCACTCGGCGATGGCTATTCGTCCATTGCCGTGGCGGGCGGGCGGCTTTTCACGATGTATCGCAAAGGCGAACAGGAAGTCGCGATTGCGCTCGACGCGGCCACGGGCAAAACGTTGTGGGAATACGGCTACGACGCGCCGTTCTGGAAAGAGCAGGATATGTCGAACGGGCCGGGGCCGCATTCGACGCCGCTGGTTGTGGGCGAATACGTTTTCACCACCGGTACGACGGGCAAGCTGCATGCGTTGAATAAACAAACGGGCAAGCTCGTCTGGTCGCACGAGCTGTTCAAAGAGTACAACGGCACGGTGCGTCCGAACGGCTATTCGTGCAGTCCGCTGGCCTATAAAAACATGGTGATCGTGATGGTCGGCGGTACGGGGCACGCGCTGATGGCCTTCAATCAAAAAGACGGCGCGGTCGTCTGGCAAAAGCACGATTTCAAAAACTCGACTTCCTCGCCGATCTTGATCAACGTGGATGGGCAGGAACAACTCGTGGCCTATCTGTACGGCGACATTGTGGGCGTTGACCCGCGTGATGGCGTGCTGTTGTGGAGCCAGCCGCACGAGACGGATTTCGGTTTGAACACGATGACGCCGGTCTGGGGCGAAGACAATCTGCTGTTTGTTTCTTCGGGGTACAGCGGCGGCAGCCGCGTGCTGAAGCTGACGCGGGCCAAAGAGGCTGGCGGCAAGACCAAAGTCGAGGAACTCTGGTTTCACCGCCTGATGCGCGTGCATTTCGGGACGTGCATCCGGGTGGGCGACTTGGTGTATGGATCGAGCGGTGATTTCGGCCCCGCGCCGTTTACGGCCATCAACGTCAAAACGGGCCAGATCGTCTGGCGCGACCGCAGCCTGCCGCGCGCGACGTTTCTCTTGGCCGACGGGCGGTTCATTTTGCTGGATGAAGACGGCAATCTGGCGTTGGCAACGCCTGCGCCAGAGGGCCTGAAAATACAGGCGAAAACGGCATTGATGACAGGCAATTCGTGGACAGTGCCCGCGCTGGCGGGGACGACGCTTTATGTGCGAGATCGCAAAACGCTCATGGCACTCGATCTAAAAGCTGGCAGCGAATAA
- a CDS encoding cytochrome P460 family protein, with protein sequence MRTKMLLSGLAFVLALTLSTGGMSLFTGALPLEQKEADGPQYTTDNQLLRPANYRAWVYLSSSVGLQYGPNAPANPAFENVYVNPAAYKEFAKTGQWPDKTIFVLEIRRLLDKGTFAHGGQYQGDLITLEAAVKDERRFPEKWAYFGLGATAPSAKAIPKEGGCFSCHSQNAAVENTFAQFYPTVLAIAKEKGTLNQSYQRTQQTQ encoded by the coding sequence ATGCGCACCAAGATGCTTTTATCCGGGCTGGCGTTCGTGTTGGCCCTGACGCTCAGCACGGGCGGCATGTCGCTGTTCACAGGAGCGCTGCCGTTAGAGCAAAAAGAAGCCGACGGGCCGCAATACACCACAGACAATCAATTGCTGCGTCCGGCGAATTATCGCGCCTGGGTGTATTTGAGCAGCAGCGTCGGGCTGCAATATGGGCCGAACGCCCCGGCGAATCCAGCGTTTGAGAATGTCTATGTCAATCCGGCGGCCTACAAGGAGTTTGCCAAGACCGGCCAATGGCCTGACAAGACAATCTTCGTTTTAGAGATTCGCCGCTTGCTGGACAAAGGCACGTTCGCGCACGGCGGGCAATACCAGGGTGACCTGATCACGCTGGAGGCGGCGGTGAAGGACGAGCGCCGCTTCCCGGAAAAGTGGGCGTATTTCGGACTGGGCGCGACCGCTCCCTCCGCCAAAGCCATCCCGAAAGAGGGCGGATGTTTTAGCTGCCACAGCCAGAACGCCGCTGTCGAAAACACCTTTGCCCAGTTTTATCCGACCGTGCTGGCCATTGCCAAAGAAAAAGGGACACTGAATCAGAGTTATCAGCGAACACAACAAACACAGTAA
- a CDS encoding ABC transporter permease, translating into MEREMRFHLERETEENMRRGMPPTSARRAALLSFGGVERFKEECRDVQRPRRLETFWQDVQYGVRMLRKYPSFTLLAVLTLALGIGVNTSIFSVVYGVLLRPLPYRNGHELVVLRQQAPLAGADNLGFSVKEIEDYRAQNQALEGIVEHHSMTFTLLGGQEPELIQTGVVSANFFDVMGVKPLLGRTFLPEDEAHGAEAVLVLSYKYWQRSQHGDRDIVGKRFRMNDRPHTVIGVLPPVPQYPNENDVYMPTAACPTRSSERFMANRNARMMSVFGRRKPGVPLAQAQTDVATNANRMQQQYPDVYPANRGFRAVATDLQDELTQQARQTFLLLLGTAGLVLLIACANVANLALARVLRREREMAVRAALGASRGRLIRLLLTESTLLALLGGALGIVLAIFSTGLLVKFAERFTPRAHEIGVIDGTVLGFALAISLLTGLVFGLAPALSIGQNLVPALKDGSGQSTASPARQRLRNSLVVAQVAVSFALLIVAGLMTRSLLKLQQVKPGFDVERVLVMRISPNWSKYQSNEDYRTFSQRLLDKLKTQPGVLIAALSNNYPLNPLGITRGPNRNELQIEGRPLAPGELPPQADFRVVTPDYFDTLRLPLVSGRLFNDLDYDPKKPVALINQALARHRFGNDDPVGHRLSLDRGESWATIVGVVADVKSYGLQSAAVDEVYRPVAQTFGAGFLLARTKVEPAGLIRQLRGAVYDFDPETAIDHVRTLEDARSEALASPRLTATLLSLFAALALLITAAGIAGVMALAVAQRTHEIGIRLALGASKSAVLWLVLEQGMRLVLVGLAVGSSGALVLTRVLSAWMNTLLFAVEPADPLTYLLVALVLAAAAAAACYLPARRVTGINPMIALRSE; encoded by the coding sequence ATGGAACGGGAGATGCGCTTTCATCTGGAGCGCGAGACCGAAGAGAACATGCGGCGCGGAATGCCGCCGACCTCGGCGCGGCGCGCGGCGCTGCTCAGTTTCGGCGGGGTCGAACGCTTTAAGGAAGAGTGCCGCGACGTGCAACGCCCGCGCCGATTGGAAACCTTTTGGCAGGATGTGCAGTACGGCGTGCGCATGCTGCGCAAGTATCCGAGCTTCACCTTGCTTGCGGTGCTAACGCTGGCGCTGGGCATTGGCGTCAACACGTCAATTTTTAGCGTGGTTTATGGCGTGCTGTTGCGCCCCTTGCCATACCGCAATGGGCACGAGTTGGTCGTCTTGCGGCAACAAGCACCTTTGGCAGGCGCCGACAACTTAGGCTTCTCAGTCAAAGAGATTGAAGATTACCGCGCGCAGAATCAGGCGCTCGAAGGGATCGTCGAACACCATTCGATGACCTTTACGTTGTTGGGCGGACAGGAACCGGAGTTGATTCAAACGGGCGTCGTCTCGGCTAATTTCTTCGACGTGATGGGTGTGAAGCCCCTGTTAGGCCGCACTTTTCTACCTGAAGACGAAGCGCACGGCGCCGAGGCAGTGCTGGTGTTGAGCTACAAATACTGGCAGCGCAGCCAGCACGGCGACCGCGACATCGTGGGCAAACGCTTTCGCATGAATGACCGCCCGCACACCGTCATCGGCGTGCTGCCACCCGTGCCGCAATATCCGAATGAGAATGACGTTTATATGCCGACCGCGGCTTGCCCGACGCGCTCGTCGGAACGCTTTATGGCCAATCGCAATGCCCGGATGATGAGCGTTTTCGGACGTCGGAAACCGGGTGTGCCCTTGGCGCAAGCGCAAACCGATGTGGCCACCAACGCCAACCGCATGCAGCAGCAGTATCCGGATGTCTATCCCGCCAATCGTGGATTTCGCGCAGTAGCCACCGATTTGCAGGATGAACTGACCCAGCAGGCGCGCCAGACGTTTTTGCTGTTGCTGGGCACGGCGGGGCTGGTGTTGTTGATCGCGTGCGCCAACGTGGCGAATCTGGCGCTGGCGCGTGTGTTGCGCCGCGAACGCGAAATGGCCGTGCGCGCGGCCTTGGGCGCGAGCCGTGGGCGGTTGATCCGGTTGTTACTGACCGAAAGCACGCTGCTGGCTTTGTTGGGCGGCGCATTGGGCATTGTGCTGGCCATCTTCAGTACGGGATTGCTGGTGAAGTTTGCCGAACGCTTCACGCCGCGTGCGCACGAGATTGGTGTGATTGATGGGACGGTGTTGGGCTTTGCATTGGCGATTTCATTGTTGACTGGCTTGGTCTTTGGGTTAGCGCCAGCGCTATCCATCGGGCAGAACCTGGTACCGGCCTTGAAAGATGGGAGTGGTCAAAGCACCGCCAGTCCGGCGCGGCAACGGTTGCGCAACAGCCTGGTTGTCGCCCAAGTGGCCGTCTCGTTCGCGTTGTTGATCGTCGCCGGTTTGATGACGCGCAGCCTGTTGAAATTGCAGCAGGTCAAGCCGGGCTTCGACGTCGAGCGCGTGCTGGTGATGCGCATCAGTCCAAATTGGTCGAAGTATCAGAGCAACGAAGATTACCGCACGTTTTCGCAGCGCTTGCTGGACAAGTTGAAAACGCAGCCAGGCGTGTTGATCGCAGCCCTGTCGAATAACTATCCGCTCAATCCCTTGGGCATCACGCGTGGCCCAAATCGCAACGAGTTGCAAATCGAAGGCCGTCCACTGGCGCCGGGCGAATTGCCACCGCAGGCGGATTTCCGCGTCGTGACGCCCGATTACTTCGACACGTTGCGCTTGCCGCTGGTCAGCGGACGCTTGTTTAACGACCTGGATTACGACCCCAAAAAGCCGGTGGCACTGATCAATCAGGCGCTGGCACGCCATCGGTTTGGCAACGATGATCCGGTTGGGCATCGCCTTAGCCTGGATCGCGGCGAAAGTTGGGCGACGATTGTGGGCGTTGTCGCCGATGTCAAAAGTTACGGTTTGCAAAGCGCAGCCGTTGACGAAGTGTATCGGCCCGTCGCGCAAACTTTCGGGGCCGGTTTTTTACTGGCGCGCACCAAAGTCGAACCCGCCGGTCTGATCCGGCAGTTGCGCGGCGCGGTTTATGACTTCGATCCTGAGACGGCGATTGATCACGTGCGCACGTTGGAAGACGCGCGCAGCGAAGCCTTGGCCTCACCCCGCCTCACGGCAACCTTGTTGAGTTTGTTCGCCGCGCTGGCCTTGCTCATCACCGCCGCCGGGATCGCGGGCGTGATGGCGTTGGCGGTGGCGCAACGCACGCACGAAATCGGCATTCGGCTGGCGCTGGGGGCCAGCAAGAGCGCGGTTTTATGGCTGGTCTTGGAACAGGGAATGCGGCTGGTGTTGGTCGGCCTGGCGGTGGGTTCTAGCGGCGCGTTGGTGCTGACCCGCGTGCTGTCGGCCTGGATGAACACATTGCTGTTTGCGGTGGAGCCGGCTGATCCGCTGACCTATTTGCTGGTGGCGTTGGTGCTGGCGGCGGCAGCGGCGGCGGCCTGTTATCTGCCCGCGCGGCGTGTGACGGGCATCAACCCAATGATCGCGTTACGCAGCGAATAA
- a CDS encoding PadR family transcriptional regulator, giving the protein MAKTKSDLLQGTLDMLILKTLAVGEMHGWGIAQRIQQTSQGVLNINQGSLYPALYRLEEQGWVASSWDVSDNNRQAKYYKLTRAGRKQLTEETANWERMSAAVELVLQSN; this is encoded by the coding sequence ATGGCCAAGACGAAATCCGATCTGTTGCAGGGCACGCTCGACATGTTGATTCTGAAAACGCTCGCCGTGGGCGAGATGCATGGCTGGGGCATTGCGCAGCGCATTCAGCAGACTTCGCAGGGCGTGCTCAATATCAATCAAGGCTCGCTTTATCCGGCGCTTTACCGCCTGGAAGAACAGGGCTGGGTCGCTTCCAGTTGGGACGTTTCAGATAACAACCGGCAAGCCAAGTATTACAAATTGACGCGCGCCGGGCGCAAGCAACTGACCGAAGAAACCGCCAACTGGGAACGCATGTCGGCGGCGGTCGAACTGGTGTTGCAGAGCAACTGA
- a CDS encoding HDIG domain-containing protein — MPTAFLCTHFPFTLLPSYAVNDTVLADIIVPADLQADSLDAFSNDLAPEIAAELRHTRVILRAGDAVTAQTLPQIKAIRQYQLSQRQPRRFLGLIVIVAALYFALYKIALASKTSRLGPRAAFWVAASLLLLQTFLVRAGMFGAAVLSARPETMRFGDALIFQFAVPFAVCALVLALLINSQIALIAGLMAALLTGFVSAHGMTIAAFAMATSITAVFSVQNYCDRNSISYASASIGGVSFVMSLAVLLMSGHALNWRMLAGSAVVCALSALLTAGLASFLVPIYESVFDILTDVRLLELSNADLPLLRRLAIEVPGTNHHSFMVGVLAEAAAKAIGANALLARVGCLYHDIGKLAAPRMYIENQAGAANPHDKVTPKDSARIITGHVRRGIEMGNAEDLPPQIIDFIPQHHGTRVIAYFYHKAKAEADRRGEAVNVEDFRYPGPKPQSKEAAILMLADGAEASVRSLEDRSEENIRAIIKKIIDTVVADGQFDECSLTMRELTLVRESLISTLQNVYHQRISYPGFNPPSKAEREITQADLKNPPPANGDDDPPASAAASASNRS; from the coding sequence TTGCCGACGGCCTTCCTTTGCACACACTTCCCATTCACTCTATTGCCGAGTTATGCCGTCAACGATACGGTGCTGGCCGACATCATCGTGCCGGCGGATTTGCAGGCCGATTCGCTGGATGCTTTTAGCAACGATCTGGCGCCGGAGATTGCGGCAGAGTTGCGGCACACGCGTGTGATTTTGCGGGCGGGCGATGCGGTAACCGCGCAAACCTTGCCGCAAATCAAAGCCATTCGCCAATATCAACTGTCGCAACGCCAGCCGCGCCGCTTTTTGGGCTTGATCGTGATCGTGGCGGCGCTTTATTTCGCGCTCTATAAAATCGCCCTCGCCAGCAAAACGTCACGGCTGGGGCCGCGCGCGGCTTTTTGGGTCGCCGCATCCTTGTTACTGCTGCAAACCTTTCTCGTGCGCGCCGGCATGTTCGGCGCGGCGGTGCTGAGCGCGCGGCCTGAAACGATGCGTTTTGGCGATGCCTTGATCTTTCAATTCGCAGTGCCCTTTGCCGTCTGTGCGTTGGTGCTGGCCTTGCTCATCAATAGTCAAATAGCATTGATCGCAGGTTTGATGGCGGCGCTGTTGACGGGCTTCGTCTCGGCGCATGGCATGACGATCGCAGCGTTTGCGATGGCAACTTCGATTACGGCGGTGTTCAGCGTACAGAATTATTGCGACCGGAATTCCATCTCGTATGCTTCGGCCTCGATTGGCGGGGTGAGTTTTGTGATGAGTCTGGCCGTTTTGCTGATGTCGGGGCACGCATTGAATTGGCGGATGCTGGCGGGCAGCGCGGTGGTTTGTGCCTTGAGCGCGTTGCTCACGGCGGGCTTGGCGAGTTTCCTAGTGCCGATTTATGAGTCTGTCTTCGATATTCTGACGGATGTGCGGCTGCTGGAATTGTCGAATGCGGATTTGCCGCTTTTGCGGCGGCTGGCTATCGAAGTGCCCGGCACCAATCATCATTCCTTTATGGTCGGTGTACTGGCCGAAGCCGCCGCCAAGGCCATCGGCGCCAATGCGTTGCTGGCGCGCGTGGGTTGCCTATATCACGACATCGGCAAATTGGCCGCGCCGCGTATGTATATTGAAAACCAGGCCGGGGCCGCCAATCCGCACGACAAAGTGACCCCGAAGGACAGTGCGCGCATCATCACCGGCCACGTGCGGCGCGGTATCGAAATGGGCAACGCAGAAGACTTGCCGCCGCAGATTATTGATTTCATCCCGCAACACCACGGCACACGGGTCATCGCCTACTTCTATCACAAAGCTAAAGCCGAGGCCGACCGGCGCGGTGAAGCCGTCAATGTGGAAGATTTCCGTTACCCTGGCCCGAAGCCGCAAAGCAAAGAGGCCGCGATTCTGATGCTCGCCGATGGCGCGGAAGCCTCAGTGCGCTCGCTGGAAGATCGGTCTGAAGAAAACATCCGCGCGATCATCAAGAAAATCATTGATACCGTCGTCGCGGACGGCCAGTTCGATGAATGCAGCCTGACGATGCGCGAACTGACGCTTGTTCGTGAATCGCTCATCAGCACCTTACAAAACGTCTACCATCAGCGCATCAGCTATCCCGGTTTCAATCCGCCCAGCAAGGCTGAACGCGAGATCACGCAGGCCGATCTCAAAAACCCACCGCCAGCCAATGGGGACGATGACCCGCCTGCCAGCGCGGCGGCCTCTGCCAGCAATCGTTCATGA
- a CDS encoding ROK family protein has product MNQAPYYIGIDLGGTQLRMAAVTGSGQLATELLSVPTGKEFAPTDLLRALRPLAARVAELIGDHPIAGWGVGAAGVVWNGQLSQSDNVPLLSDIDLADLLNEATCGLPVKLENDARCFVLAEARFGAGRGARNVCGITLGTGCGGGVIVDGKLVRGTHGAAGEVWAIPLREQFLEYYVSGYGLLRTYQEHGGAIGDGLTGAELAARARHGEAAALATWRAYGDDVYFLCETLIALLEPEIIVIGGSMAQAHDLFGEKFQHKLANRPTRLALAELGAGAGVIGAAALHL; this is encoded by the coding sequence ATGAACCAGGCTCCGTATTACATCGGCATTGATTTAGGCGGCACGCAATTGCGCATGGCTGCTGTCACCGGCAGCGGCCAACTCGCCACTGAACTGCTTTCAGTACCAACCGGTAAAGAATTCGCGCCCACAGACCTGTTGCGCGCCTTGCGTCCGCTGGCCGCGCGTGTGGCGGAACTGATTGGCGATCATCCCATTGCAGGCTGGGGCGTAGGCGCGGCCGGCGTGGTATGGAACGGCCAGCTCTCACAATCGGACAACGTGCCGTTGCTGAGCGACATTGATCTGGCGGATCTGTTGAATGAAGCCACGTGCGGGCTGCCGGTCAAATTGGAAAATGATGCCCGCTGTTTTGTCCTGGCCGAAGCCCGATTTGGCGCCGGACGCGGCGCGCGCAATGTTTGCGGCATTACGCTGGGCACGGGCTGTGGCGGCGGTGTGATCGTGGATGGCAAGCTCGTGCGTGGCACACACGGGGCCGCAGGCGAAGTCTGGGCGATTCCGTTGCGTGAGCAGTTTCTGGAATACTACGTTTCGGGCTACGGGTTGCTGCGCACCTATCAGGAACACGGTGGCGCAATCGGCGACGGTCTGACGGGCGCAGAGCTTGCCGCACGGGCGCGGCATGGCGAGGCGGCGGCGCTGGCAACTTGGCGCGCCTATGGCGACGACGTTTATTTTTTGTGCGAAACGCTGATCGCGTTGCTGGAACCCGAAATCATCGTCATCGGCGGTTCGATGGCCCAGGCGCACGACCTGTTCGGAGAGAAGTTTCAGCACAAACTGGCCAATCGCCCAACGCGCCTGGCCTTGGCTGAATTAGGCGCGGGGGCTGGCGTCATCGGGGCGGCGGCCTTGCACCTTTGA
- a CDS encoding AAA family ATPase has product MAVFQIELPDSALLLLIGPSGAGKSTFAARHFQPTEIISSDHCRALICDDEAAQHLNAEAFGLVHHLARLRLQQNKLTVIDATNLEYRARRPFLRLARRCGVPVIALVFEVALATCQARNQSRSTRVVPSAVVQKQALELTKTATRLEREGYAGIYRLNESNLAAATIVRVRNWVAS; this is encoded by the coding sequence ATGGCTGTGTTTCAGATTGAGCTTCCCGACTCAGCGCTGCTGTTATTGATTGGCCCGTCGGGCGCGGGCAAATCCACTTTTGCGGCGCGTCATTTCCAACCGACTGAGATTATTTCTTCTGACCATTGCCGCGCGCTGATCTGCGATGACGAGGCGGCGCAACATCTCAATGCCGAAGCCTTCGGGCTGGTGCATCACCTGGCGCGGCTGCGTTTGCAACAAAACAAGTTGACAGTGATTGACGCGACGAACCTCGAATATCGCGCCCGGCGTCCATTCTTGCGGCTTGCGCGCCGCTGCGGCGTGCCCGTAATAGCGTTGGTTTTTGAGGTCGCCCTCGCCACCTGCCAGGCGCGCAATCAAAGCCGTAGCACCCGCGTCGTGCCGTCCGCAGTCGTACAAAAACAGGCTTTGGAACTGACCAAAACTGCGACACGGCTGGAGCGTGAAGGCTATGCCGGAATTTACCGCTTGAACGAAAGCAATTTGGCGGCGGCCACAATTGTGCGGGTGCGGAATTGGGTAGCGTCCTAA
- a CDS encoding agmatine deiminase family protein, with protein sequence MQKNQQTPRELGYHMPAEWEPHEATWLSWPHKEASWPGAFENVPGIFVELTRHLTASELVRINVADEEFAERVRQLLRAGGVDLNAVRFHFNPTDDAWCRDHGPIYVAREVQGNRERAINDWGYNAWGDKYPPYDNDDVVPTRIAAEMGEALFTPGIVMEGGSLDVNGRGTLLTTEACLLNPNRNPQLNRTQIEQYLKDYLGVSNILWLGEGIVGDDTDGHIDDLTRFVAADTVVTVVEDDPQDENYAPLKENYGRLLAMKDQGDQPLRVIKLPMPGAIWFDGQRLPASYANFYIANKSVLVPTYRHVNDAVAGEVLQQCFPDRRVIGIDCTELIWGLGSIHCVTQQQPAV encoded by the coding sequence ATGCAAAAGAATCAGCAAACACCGCGCGAACTGGGCTACCACATGCCAGCCGAATGGGAGCCGCACGAAGCGACCTGGCTTTCGTGGCCGCACAAAGAAGCCAGTTGGCCTGGAGCATTTGAAAACGTGCCCGGCATTTTTGTCGAACTGACGCGGCATTTGACGGCTTCGGAGTTGGTGCGCATCAACGTGGCCGACGAGGAGTTTGCCGAACGTGTGCGGCAGTTATTGCGGGCGGGCGGCGTTGATTTGAATGCCGTGCGGTTCCACTTCAATCCGACCGATGATGCGTGGTGCCGCGATCACGGGCCGATTTATGTCGCGCGTGAGGTGCAGGGCAACCGCGAACGGGCCATCAACGATTGGGGCTACAACGCCTGGGGCGACAAATATCCGCCCTACGACAACGATGATGTCGTGCCGACGCGCATTGCGGCGGAAATGGGCGAGGCGCTGTTTACGCCCGGCATCGTCATGGAAGGCGGTTCGCTGGATGTAAATGGACGCGGGACGTTGCTGACGACCGAGGCTTGTTTGCTGAATCCGAATCGCAATCCGCAATTGAATCGCACACAGATCGAGCAATACCTGAAAGATTATCTGGGTGTGTCGAACATTCTTTGGCTGGGCGAAGGCATTGTGGGCGACGACACGGACGGGCACATAGATGACTTGACGCGCTTCGTGGCGGCTGACACCGTGGTTACAGTGGTGGAAGACGACCCGCAGGATGAGAATTACGCGCCGCTCAAGGAAAATTACGGACGGTTGTTGGCGATGAAAGATCAGGGCGATCAGCCGTTGCGGGTCATCAAATTACCAATGCCGGGGGCGATTTGGTTTGATGGGCAGCGGTTACCCGCGAGCTATGCCAACTTTTATATCGCGAATAAGAGCGTGCTGGTGCCGACCTATCGTCACGTCAACGATGCGGTTGCTGGTGAAGTGTTGCAGCAGTGTTTTCCTGACCGTCGGGTGATCGGGATTGATTGTACGGAATTGATTTGGGGGCTAGGCTCGATTCATTGTGTGACGCAACAGCAACCGGCTGTTTGA
- a CDS encoding carbon-nitrogen hydrolase has translation MKQAEKANVALIQMSCGPDPKENLGKCLARIEEAAKQGAHIVSTQELFRSRYFCQTEEHKFFELAEPIPGKSTQALSKLAKARGIVIVASLFEKRAEGLYHNTAVVLNSDGALLGKYRKMHIPDDPLFYEKFYFTPGDLGFKMFETRFGKVGVLICWDQWYPEGARLTALRGAQILFYPTAIGWHPSEKAEYGERQHSSWEIIQRSHAVANGLYVAVANRVGHEPTPAGQHQQSLGEGIQFWGQSFIADPSGQLLVKGSVEQEEILLAEVDFGKTDVQRTHWPFLRDRRIDAYGEITKRFID, from the coding sequence ATGAAACAAGCAGAGAAAGCCAACGTCGCATTGATTCAGATGTCGTGCGGCCCCGATCCCAAAGAGAACCTGGGCAAATGTCTGGCGCGGATCGAAGAGGCCGCCAAGCAAGGCGCGCACATCGTTTCGACGCAGGAACTATTTCGGTCGCGCTACTTTTGCCAGACCGAAGAGCATAAGTTTTTCGAGTTGGCCGAACCGATCCCCGGTAAGTCTACACAAGCGCTGTCGAAGCTGGCCAAGGCGCGCGGCATCGTGATCGTCGCTTCGTTGTTTGAGAAACGGGCGGAAGGGCTTTATCACAACACCGCCGTCGTGCTGAATTCCGACGGCGCGTTGCTGGGCAAGTACCGCAAGATGCACATCCCGGACGATCCGCTCTTTTACGAGAAGTTCTATTTCACGCCGGGCGATCTGGGCTTCAAGATGTTCGAGACGCGCTTTGGCAAAGTCGGCGTGCTGATTTGTTGGGATCAGTGGTATCCCGAAGGCGCGCGGCTGACGGCCTTGCGTGGCGCGCAGATTCTGTTCTATCCGACTGCCATTGGTTGGCATCCGAGCGAAAAGGCCGAATACGGCGAGCGCCAGCATTCGTCGTGGGAGATCATCCAGCGTTCGCATGCAGTCGCGAATGGGTTGTATGTCGCAGTCGCCAACCGCGTTGGGCACGAACCCACACCGGCTGGGCAGCATCAACAGAGTTTGGGTGAAGGCATTCAATTCTGGGGGCAGAGTTTCATCGCCGATCCGTCGGGGCAATTGTTGGTGAAAGGCAGCGTCGAGCAGGAAGAAATCCTGTTGGCCGAAGTGGATTTCGGTAAGACCGATGTACAGCGCACGCACTGGCCGTTTTTGCGCGACCGGCGCATTGATGCTTACGGGGAAATTACGAAGAGATTTATTGACTGA
- the larB gene encoding nickel pincer cofactor biosynthesis protein LarB, with translation MDQERLKQLLEQVKAGAVDVPQAVEQLRHLPFENLGFAHIDHHRALRQGFPEVIFGLGKTPEQVATIAARLLERASNLLVTRTNRETYNRMLASAPDAVFHDSCGAITVRRDQTVHGRGVIAVVTAGTSDIPVADEAAITAELMGNRIERIFDVGVAGIHRVLSKRELLQSARVVVCAAGMEGALPSVVGGLVSVPVIAVPTSIGYGASFGGIAALLGMLNSCSSNVTVVNIDNGFGAGFVASLINRE, from the coding sequence ATGGATCAGGAACGTTTGAAACAACTCTTGGAACAGGTCAAAGCGGGCGCTGTTGACGTGCCGCAAGCGGTCGAGCAATTGCGCCATCTGCCGTTCGAGAACTTGGGCTTCGCCCACATAGACCATCACCGCGCCTTGCGGCAGGGCTTCCCCGAAGTGATCTTCGGGTTGGGTAAGACGCCGGAACAGGTGGCGACGATTGCCGCGCGGCTGCTCGAACGCGCCTCGAACCTGTTGGTGACGCGGACGAATCGCGAGACATATAACCGCATGCTAGCCAGCGCGCCCGATGCCGTTTTTCACGACAGTTGCGGGGCAATCACTGTGCGGCGCGACCAGACAGTTCACGGGCGCGGCGTAATCGCCGTCGTCACCGCCGGAACCTCAGACATTCCCGTCGCCGACGAAGCCGCCATCACCGCCGAATTGATGGGCAACCGCATCGAACGCATCTTTGACGTAGGCGTCGCGGGGATTCATCGTGTTTTAAGCAAGCGTGAACTGCTGCAATCCGCCCGCGTCGTCGTCTGTGCGGCGGGGATGGAAGGCGCGTTGCCTTCGGTCGTGGGCGGACTGGTCAGTGTCCCAGTCATCGCAGTGCCGACCAGCATTGGCTATGGCGCCAGCTTTGGCGGGATTGCAGCGCTGTTGGGGATGCTGAATTCGTGCTCGTCAAATGTCACGGTAGTCAACATTGATAACGGCTTTGGCGCGGGCTTTGTGGCGAGCTTGATCAACCGGGAGTGA